Within Amycolatopsis sp. cg5, the genomic segment TGAACAAGTTCGTCTACCACGGTGACACCCCCGGCTCGGGTGGCACGCCGGTCGAGGTGCCCGCCGACGACCCGCGGCTGAGCGCGGGCGCGCCCGTCGACACGGGCGCGGACAACCGTGGCACCAAGCCGTCCTCCGGCGACAATCAGGCCGCCTGCCGCCCGGAGGGTTTGTCGGGTTCGTCGAAGGCCAGGTACTGCGACGTCTACGACACCTCAGGCGCGGAATGGGTCGGCAACGACCGCACACGGCGCGCGGTCGGCTACTTCAGCGGCTGGCGCACCGGCGAGAACGGCAACCCGCAATACCTGGTCAACAACATCCCGTGGTCGAAGATCACGCACTTGAACTACGCGTTCGCCCGCGTCGAGTCCAACAAGATCTCGGTCGGGAAGACCGACGACCCGAAGAACCCGGCGACGGGGATGACCTTCCCCGGCTTCCGCGGCGCCGAGATGGACGAATCGCTGCCGTACAAGGGACATTTCAACCTGCTGACCAAGTACAAGCGGCAGCACCCCGCGGTGAAGACGCTGATCTCGGTCGGCGGCTGGGCCGAGTCGACCGGCTTCTACGCGATGACCACCCGGATCACGAAGGACCCGGTCACCGGCTGGGTGAACCAGGCGGGCATCGACACCTTCGCCGACTCGGTGGTCGACTTCCTGGCCAAGTACGGCTTCGACGGCGTCGACATCGACTACGAGTACCCGACAGCACTGCCCAAGGCGGGCAACCCGAACGACTGGCCGCTCGCCGACCTGCTGCGCACGCATCTGCAGGAGGGGTACGCCGCGCTGATGAAGACGTTGCGTACCAAGCTCGACGAAGCTGCCGCGAACCGTGGCCGGTACTACATGCTGACTTCGGCGGTCTCGGGCTCCGGCTACCTGGTGCGCGGGCTCGACGCGGGTGACGCGCTGAAGTACCAGGACTACGTCAACATCATGTCGTACGACCTGCACGGGTCCTGGAACCACTTCGTCGGCCCGCAGGCCCCGCTCTACGACGACGGGAAGGACAACGAGCTCACCGCGGCAGGCGTCTACCGCGAGCCCGAGTACCAGAAGAACGGTTACTTCAACCTGGACTGGAGTTTCCATTACTACCGGGGCAAGCTCGCGCCGTCCCGCATCAACCTCGGCATCCCGTACTACACCCGCGGCTGGCAAGGGGTCGAAGGCGGCACGGACGGCCTCTGGGGCACGGCCGCGATGCCCGACCAGAAGGCCTGCCCGCCGGGCACCGGCACCGGCAGCGGCGCGCCGGGCACCACGACGCCCTGTGGCAACGGCGCCGTCGGCATCGACAACGTCTGGCACGACACCGACCGGGGCAAGGAGGTCGCGGCGGGCTCGAACCCCATGTGGCACGCCAAGAACCTCCAGCAGGGCACCAAGCCCGGCTACCTGTCGGCGTACGGGATCAAGGACGAGCTGAAAGGCAGGTACGAGGGCAAGTACGACTCCGCGCTGACCTCAGGCTGGCTGTGGAACCAGGACAAGAAGGTCTTCCTGTCCACAGAGGACGATCGCGCGCTCGACGCCAAAGCCAAGTACGTCAAGGACAAGGGCCTCGGCGGCGTGATGATCTGGGAGCTCGCCGGCGACTACACCAAGCGCGACAACGGCGAGTACGGCATGGGCTACGACATGACCACGCGCCTCGACGGCGCGCTGCGATCGGCATCGGCGCCCAGGACCGACCCGTCCGGCGCGACCACGGTGCCCAAGCAGGTCGTCGACGTCTCGGTCGAGCTGGCCGACTACCCGACCGACGTCAAGGACATGTGGCCGATCCAGCCGAAGCTGCGCGTCACCAACCGCACCGGAAAGCCACTGCCCGCGGGTACCGAGCTGTCGTTCGACATCCCGACGTCGACGTCCCCGATCGTCAAGGACGAGGCGTGGCGTGAGCTGAAGGACAACATCACCCCAGGTCATCAGGGGCCGAACGCCGGTGGCCTCAAGGGTGATTTCCACCGGATCAGCCTCAAACTCGGGTATTGCGAGGAGGTGCCGTCCGGCAAGTCGCGGGACATCGGCCTCAAGTACTACCTGCCGATCACCGGGCCGATCAACACCGTGGTGAAGATCGGCAAGAACAGCTACGGCGTGCTCGGCGAACAGCGCAAGGGCACCACCACCGTCTCGCCGGACACCAGTGATTCCGGGATGCCCGGCTGTCAGGCGGAGGACTGGAAGTCCGACCGCGTCTACAACCCGGCCATCTCGCCGTTCGGCATGTGGCAGACGGGCACCAAGTGGAAGTTCGAGGACAGCTCCAGCGGCGGTCTCCTCGATCACCCCGGCGACCGTTCGGCGGTTTCGCTGGCACGCAACGCCGGTGACAGCAAGAGTCAGTTGTGGACGGTCAGTTTGGACAGTCGCGACAACGGCCAGGCCTGGTTCCACGTGAAGTCGGACAGCAGCGGTCACGACCAATGCCTGTCCGCCAACGGCCTGCTCGGCGCACTGGCCGTCCGTGACTGCGACGGCGCGGCGGGGCAGTGGTGGCAGCTGGTCGACACCGACGGCAAGATCATCACCGGTGACCCGGTACACGGCAAGGCGTACCAGCTGGTGTCGTTCGCCGCGGGCAGCGACTGGCGCAAGCCCGACTTCGTCGCCGAGCCCAAGAACAGCGGCGGTATCGGGACTTCGCTGGTCGCGGGCCGTCCTGACGGCGCCACCCGGACGGTGGTGTCCTACAACGGGTACTTCTGGAAGGCGAAGTACTGGACGAAGGGGGACACTCCGGACGCCGCCAACCCGAACAACCCGTGGACCCGGCTCGGGCCCACCAAGTAAGAACCCGTGCGTGGGGGTCGTGAGTGTTTTGACCGGTTAGAACCGGCCGTACCACTCACGACCCTGGGGGCCTCACTTGCTGGGGCGGATCATGGTGTTGCGGTTGGGCAGGACCATGCAGTACAGGGCGCCGGTCTCGTTGGTCATGCAGTAGACCGGCTTCTCCGTCGACGACGAGTCGGTCACGTCGTATTGATCGCCGACCTGCTGGATCTTGATGTGGCCCGGGTCCTTGGGCGGTTCCGGCGCCGGCGGCGTGACCCACGGATGCCAGGCCAGCAGGCCTCCACCCAGTCCGGCGACGAGGATCGCGAAGCTGAGCAGGCCATGACCTGACCCGGCCTTCGGAGCGGACGGCTGAGGCGTCGTCGCCTGAGGCACGGCTGGCTCGGGCGCGGGCGGCTGCGGTTCGGGGAATTCCGGGTGAGACATGGCCGACAGTTAACCGCATCGCCCGGCAGGCTGTCCTTCAGACGCTTGATCAGCGGTGCGTGCGGCGCCACAGCGCGGGCCAGCCGCCCTTGCCGAGCAGTGCCGCCGGGACGAGCAGGCCGTGCTCGGCGATGTGGTCCCAGAACGTCTCGACGGGCGCGCCGAGTTCGGCGGCCATGGGCATCGCGCGCTGCCACGGTCCGTCCTCATCGGACAGATCGCTGGCGGGAAAGCCGGGCAGCAGTACCTTTCGAGGCTCGGCGACTTGCTCCATTGTGGACTGAGGCGTGCAGGTGGCCGCGATCGCCAGCACGCACACCAGCTCGATCGAAGGCCGCAGGGCGACCGAGCGGGCCAGTGCGTCCTCGCCGATCAGCTCGCCCATGGCCACGCGGACCGCTCTGGCCACGACGTCCATGGCGTATGCGGGTGAGATGTCCGGGCTACGGACGAGCGCGCGCAGCGTGCGCGGCAACG encodes:
- a CDS encoding glycosyl hydrolase family 18 protein, with translation MHYRTPSRGVFRKLRTIVPVLLTVALLPSVPAWAEPSRAAADDAPPASGFIQSRVSGYNMTASTHEDRQWVATQAPKGDENFQQWEFSRNPNGTYKVKNTERDGLCLTEQNNPEGDPRLVVGECDQPKTDWEFRHDSGDVYRIFVPGTQRRLWGEPVLKSQMQVKITDQSIANDAWYITPLRAPHGTMPRDPHLDDVTFLTTHNSMHNSEDQEDQGGGILFPNQPHSITAQLRAGARGLMLDAHFLNGKVRLCHDQKALKGCTDESPEAVKLFTDIGNYLTEDKNAVVTIILEDYTSAAQLDESLSSLFGEGKPLRDLVFRPDTAGVRDTGWPTVSSMVASGKRLLMFTQDRAASDQNNLKNKLGFMSQEDWTVENYWSMGPGLGDSDWSCYSRWDAIPLSTEEKGFRRLFVMNHFRDAPMEPTYTNDNKKAGDRAERFCAPAARKKPNYLAIDEYGDGNPMAAVDELNKFVYHGDTPGSGGTPVEVPADDPRLSAGAPVDTGADNRGTKPSSGDNQAACRPEGLSGSSKARYCDVYDTSGAEWVGNDRTRRAVGYFSGWRTGENGNPQYLVNNIPWSKITHLNYAFARVESNKISVGKTDDPKNPATGMTFPGFRGAEMDESLPYKGHFNLLTKYKRQHPAVKTLISVGGWAESTGFYAMTTRITKDPVTGWVNQAGIDTFADSVVDFLAKYGFDGVDIDYEYPTALPKAGNPNDWPLADLLRTHLQEGYAALMKTLRTKLDEAAANRGRYYMLTSAVSGSGYLVRGLDAGDALKYQDYVNIMSYDLHGSWNHFVGPQAPLYDDGKDNELTAAGVYREPEYQKNGYFNLDWSFHYYRGKLAPSRINLGIPYYTRGWQGVEGGTDGLWGTAAMPDQKACPPGTGTGSGAPGTTTPCGNGAVGIDNVWHDTDRGKEVAAGSNPMWHAKNLQQGTKPGYLSAYGIKDELKGRYEGKYDSALTSGWLWNQDKKVFLSTEDDRALDAKAKYVKDKGLGGVMIWELAGDYTKRDNGEYGMGYDMTTRLDGALRSASAPRTDPSGATTVPKQVVDVSVELADYPTDVKDMWPIQPKLRVTNRTGKPLPAGTELSFDIPTSTSPIVKDEAWRELKDNITPGHQGPNAGGLKGDFHRISLKLGYCEEVPSGKSRDIGLKYYLPITGPINTVVKIGKNSYGVLGEQRKGTTTVSPDTSDSGMPGCQAEDWKSDRVYNPAISPFGMWQTGTKWKFEDSSSGGLLDHPGDRSAVSLARNAGDSKSQLWTVSLDSRDNGQAWFHVKSDSSGHDQCLSANGLLGALAVRDCDGAAGQWWQLVDTDGKIITGDPVHGKAYQLVSFAAGSDWRKPDFVAEPKNSGGIGTSLVAGRPDGATRTVVSYNGYFWKAKYWTKGDTPDAANPNNPWTRLGPTK